GTGCCTTCCCTGATCTCTGCCCAGCATTCTTCGTCGGTTTCTTCGAATTCAAGATTGGTTTTGAGGTCCGGTCCCAGGAGAAAATAGTTATCACCATAGACACGGATCGCTTCCCTTACCTTACTGGTGATCACTGTATATATTCCCCCGACCTTGTTGCAGACCTCCCAACTAACCTCAAAAAGATAACCGTTGTTGTTTTCTGTCATGGATTACCCTCCTTTTTCCCGGGTAGAGAACGGGAAAAGTCGTCAAGGATGTTCATATAGTTGATGTAGGCATCATACGGTGAACCATAGGGATTGAAATATTTATGAACGTCCCCGTCGGCAAACCACTTGGTGCACATGTAATAGAAATGATCCGATATCTGGAGCCTGCGCCAGGTCTTGAGAAGATGCTCATCTTTCATTTGACGGACCTTTTTTTCCATCTTGTACAGTGAGCGAAGGGCATCATTCTGCATCGAATTTCCCAGCCAGGCGGTCAGGTCCCTCTCTACGTCCGCCCAGGAGATGAAATCCGGCACATCTAACTGGGCAACAGGATCATAGTCCCGGGCGACTTCAGCGGGGGTCTGAAACCTGAAGTCAGAATGTTTAAAGATTTCACGGGGAAGCATCTGAAGGAACTTGAAGATACCTGTTTCCTCCCACTGATGTTCACCAAATGTCTCATAATCCATAAAAAGGTTGATGACCTCTCCGGCAACATTGATGCTATGGACCCACTGGGCAAATTTATCCGCTTGGAGGGGATACTCGGCCCATTGCCGATTGGAGAAGCGGAAGGAAATATCATCGGAGAGGGGATAGTTTCTCAAGAGCAACTTCATCTTCATACACCCTGCCGGTTGATAGACAAAATTGGGACTCCGCCAGCCGAGGATCTTATCCGCCCCCTCGGCGAGAATGACCTTATATCCCATTTTTTCTATGATCTTTGCAAGTTCATTGTTATAAATGAGCTCAGTGTAACGAAATGTTACCGGGGTTTGACCAAAGAGAGACTGGATCCTCTTTTTATGCAGGGCGACCTGCTCCCTGAATTCCCGCCGGGAAAACAGGAAAGCAAGGGAATGGTAAGAGGTCTCACCCAGGAATTCAACACATCCCGTATCGGCGAGACGCTTGAAACTATCCAGAACGTCCTCCCGATATTCTTCAAACTGATCGAGGATGACACCGGTCATAGAAAAGGCGATCCTGAACTTACCCTGATATTTTTTTATCAAATCGAGCATCATCGCATTGGCCGGGAGGTAACATTTTTCTGCCACCTTATTGAGGATCTGGTGGTTTTTTCCGCTATCCTCATACCTATGGTCATGACCAACATCAAAGAAGGTATAGTGCCTCAGGCGATATGGCTGATGAACCTGGAAATAAAGACAAACACTGGGCATTTTTCTCTCCTGTTATATCCTAAGTTTCCCACTAAGGGAGGGGCGAAAGTTCTAACATATTGAAATACCATCATTATTTGATTTTAGCCGTTTTGAATTACGTACAGACAAGAAAAGTCGATGTCAAGAAATATTCATTTGCATACCCATCAAAAACGTAGAGGTGATAAAATTTATCACTATTATAGCATAGCCGAAGCCTACCGGGAAGAAGGCAAAAATAAGAGGCGAATCCTCTCCAATCTGGGCGCCTTATCTGATGAAGAGGCGATAAGAATCAAATCCATCTGTAAGGCTCTATCATATCCAGAGGCATTTGTCACTACCCGGGATGATCTTTTTGTAGAGAGAAACTATAGATATCTGGACTGTGCTGTGATCAATCACCTCTGGGAGTTTTGGTCTCTGGATGATGTCTTTCCCCTAAATTTCCGAAAAGATGTTCAGACTGATCATATAGCCAGGATATTTTCCATCAATTCATGAACTTGATTGTTCACTTTTTTAGCAAATTTTGTTACGTTACTCATGGTGTCCTCCTTCTTTGTGTAATGGTTTTGTTTGCTGACTTCACCATATCACATCTCAGAGGACGCTGTTTTTATTTCCTAAGATAAAGCTCTCAAAGATATGTTCAAAATGTAACGCTTGATGTTTAACGCAATACGATATATAATATAGCGTTTAAAAGTGATAAAATCCTTTAAAGACAAGGAAACAGAAAAAATATATC
This Syntrophales bacterium DNA region includes the following protein-coding sequences:
- a CDS encoding glycoside hydrolase family 57 protein — encoded protein: MPSVCLYFQVHQPYRLRHYTFFDVGHDHRYEDSGKNHQILNKVAEKCYLPANAMMLDLIKKYQGKFRIAFSMTGVILDQFEEYREDVLDSFKRLADTGCVEFLGETSYHSLAFLFSRREFREQVALHKKRIQSLFGQTPVTFRYTELIYNNELAKIIEKMGYKVILAEGADKILGWRSPNFVYQPAGCMKMKLLLRNYPLSDDISFRFSNRQWAEYPLQADKFAQWVHSINVAGEVINLFMDYETFGEHQWEETGIFKFLQMLPREIFKHSDFRFQTPAEVARDYDPVAQLDVPDFISWADVERDLTAWLGNSMQNDALRSLYKMEKKVRQMKDEHLLKTWRRLQISDHFYYMCTKWFADGDVHKYFNPYGSPYDAYINYMNILDDFSRSLPGKKEGNP